A genomic window from Silene latifolia isolate original U9 population chromosome 11, ASM4854445v1, whole genome shotgun sequence includes:
- the LOC141613351 gene encoding protein FAR1-RELATED SEQUENCE 5-like, with amino-acid sequence MRESDVTDISRVRPITRIDCRALVQFKYQENGTYIVTRFDEAHNHPLASPESTIFLKGNRKMTEVPKQFVTKVKVLKLGGVKAYRGWKELCGGYNNIGATEVDFKNFVRDIKTYIDENKCLAGVFWADPICIKNYMLFGEVLSADATYRTNKYDMVFVPFTGVDHHKRCITFGVTTLLGDESIECYTWLFKTFLEAMGGCQPRIIITDQDKSMKSVVPEVFKESTHRLCMWHIMKKLREKVSYQLFQDEDFKTRLNRCVWNNQLEPDEFEEQWGKIMTDYQLVEHEWFSDLYNLREQWIPAYFKDISMSGLMRVTSRSESENSFFDRFLTPHLTLVEFWVCYESALEAQRHKQSKLNSDNKHSEIPRKTKSNLEVHASEMYSHNIFKDFQTELVAALSIAV; translated from the exons ATGCGAGAATCTGATGTGACAGACATAAGCCGTGTGAGGCCGATTACAAGAATTGACTGTCGTGCATTAGTGCAGTTTAAATACCAAGAAAATGGAACTTATATTGTTACCAGATTCGATGAAGCGCATAACCATCCACTTGCTTCGCCTGAATCTACAATATTCTTGAAAGGAAACCGAAAAATGACAGAGGTACCGAAGCAATTTGTCACAAAGGTAAAGGTGCTAAAACTAGGTGGTGTGAAAGCCTATAGAGGTTGGAAGGAGCTGTGTGGAGGTTACAACAACATTGGGGCTACTGAGGTTGATTTCAAAAACTTTGTCAGGGACATAAAAACCTACATTG ATGAAAACAAGTGCCTGGCTGGAGTGTTTTGGGCAGATCCGATCTGCATAAAGAACTACATGCTGTTCGGTGAGGTTTTATCAGCAGATGCTACATATagaacaaacaagtacgatatggtgTTTGTCCCTTTCACAGGAGTTGATCACCACAAAAGGTGCATAACGTTTGGAGTCACAACGTTGTTAGGTGATGAAAGTATTGAGTGTTATACATGGCTGTTCAAGACATTTTTGGAAGCAATGGGCGGGTGCCAACCGAGAATTATAATTACTGATCAGGACAAATCAATGAAGTCGGTGGTCCCGGAAGTGTTTAAGGAGTCAACACACAGACTGTGCATGTGGCACATAATGAAGAAACTAAGAGAGAAAGTCAGTTATCAACTGTTTCAAGATGAGGATTTTAAGACCAGGCTCAAtaggtgtgtttggaacaaccaacTTGAGCCTGATGAATTCGAAGAACAATGGGGGAAGATAATGACTGATTATCAACTTGTAGAACACGAGTGGTTTTCAGATTTGTACAATCTCAGGGAACAGTGGATCCCTGCCTATTTTAAAGACATTTCAATGTCTGGCTTGATGAGGGTTACTTCTAGGTCTGAGAGTGAAAACAGTTTCTTTGACAGGTTCCTCACACCTCATTTGACCCTTGTTGAGTTTTGGGTGTGCTATGAGAGTGCCTTGGAAGCACAAAGACACAAGCAGTCCAAATTGAACAGTGACAACAAACACTCTGAAATCCCACGGAAAACAAAGTCAAACCTTGAAGTCCATGCTTCTGAAATGTACTCGcacaacattttcaaagactTCCAAACAGAATTGGTTGCAGCTTTGTCGATTGCCGTTTAA